The following coding sequences are from one Lolium rigidum isolate FL_2022 chromosome 6, APGP_CSIRO_Lrig_0.1, whole genome shotgun sequence window:
- the LOC124665945 gene encoding protein INVOLVED IN DE NOVO 2-like yields MEYNSDDNSEISDSEIDEHEDKIYARLMSGDLKANDGESYSCPFCSGKNKKDYSIHNLVQHASGVGAAPNRLAKDKATHRALAKYLKNGLSESLEPQLQLIAVEPQPLRNRNEKYAWPWMGVVANVPTEWKDGRQIGESGNRLKEKLSCFCPLKVIPLWTFRGHTGNAIVEFAGDWNGYRNAFAFEKYFEAEGCGRSGWKQKQNQGPKLFGWVARAEDHSSPGLIGDHLRKNADLKTINEVENEGTHKDNKLVANLANQIEVKDQYLQELEFRYKETAVSLEKMMAQRQQLVQAYNEEIRKMQQLAHRHSQKIIDENQNLRSELESKISELNARSKQFDDLSEKSVYERRDLEQEKQKNASKSNHLKLATVQQQRANEDVLRLVDDQRREKQAAQKKILELEEKLEEKQMLELEIRQLKGKLEVMKHMPGHEDSESMNKIKKRAEELQDKMDGLDDMESLNQTLFIKESKSSTELQEARKELENGLLDLSGGQAHIGIKRMGELDVKAFSNACRGKLSEEDAEVTAAILCSKWEAEIRNPEWHPFRVIMVGGKHMEIIDADDAKLRELKEEHGEEIYSLVTKALREINEHSATTRYPVGELWNFREERKASLKEAVQCVLRRWRSNKRKR; encoded by the exons ATGGAATATAATTCAGATGACAATTCAGAAATCAGCGATTCTGAGATTGATGAGCATGAAGACAAAATTTATGCAAGATTGATGTCAGGAGATTTAAAAGCTAACGATGGTGAGAGTTACAGTTGCCCATTCTGCAGtggaaagaacaagaaagattaCAGTATACATAATCTTGTTCAGCATGCCTCAGGAGTAGGTGCAGCACCTAATCGACTCGCAAAAGATAAGGCAACCCACCGTGCCCTTGCCAAATATTTGAAGAATGGCCTTTCTGAATCCCTCGAGCCACAGTTGCAGCTGATCGCTGTGGAGCCACAACCTCTGCGAAATAGAAATGAGAAGTATGCGTGGCCCTGGATGGGTGTTGTAGCTAACGTGCCTACTGAATGGAAGGATGGGCGCCAGATTGGAGAAAGTGGAAATCGTTTGAAGGAAAAACTATCATGCTTTTGCCCGCTGAAGGTTATTCCTTTATGGACTTTTAGAGGTCATACAGGGAATGCTATTGTTGAATTTGCAGGAGACTGGAATGGTTACAGAAATGCATTTGCATTTGAAAAGTACTTTGAGGCAGAAGGCTGTGGGAGAAGTGGCTGGAAGCAAAAACAGAATCAAGGGCCAAAGCTTTTTGGCTGGGTTGCAAGGGCGGAAGATCACAGCTCTCCAGGGCTAATTGGAGACCACTTGAGGAAAAATGCTGACTTGAAAACTATCAATGAAGTTGAGAATGAAGGAACACATAAAGATAATAAACTTGTAGCTAATTTAGCTAACCAAATTGAGGTCAAGGATCAGTATTTACAGGAGCTGGAATTTAGATACAAGGAAACAGCTGTGTCACTTGAGAAGATGATGGCGCAAAGGCAACAACTTGTCCAGGCGTATAATGAAG AAATTCGGAAGATGCAGCAGCTAGCTCACAGACATTCTCAAAAGATCATTGACGAAAACCAGAATCTGCGTTCAGAACTAGAGTCCAAAATAAGCGAACTTAATGCAAGATCCAAGCAATTTGATGACCTTTCTGAAAAAAGTGTTTATGAGAGAAGGGATCTGGAGCAGGAGAAGCAGAAG AATGCTAGTAAATCAAATCATCTGAAGTTGGCAACAGTGCAACAACAGAGAGCTAATGAGGATGTACTGAGGCTTGTGGACGATCAGAGG AGAGAGAAACAAGCTGCTCAAAAGAAAATCCTGGAGTTAGAAGAGAAGTTGGAGGAAAAACAGATGCTTGAATTAGAAATACGGCAACTGAAGGGCAAATTGGAAGTGATGAAGCATATGCCAGGTCATGAAGATTCAGAATCTATGAATAAAATTAAAAAACGTGCTGAAGAACTGCAAGATAAGATGGACGGACTGGATGATATGGAGTCACTTAACCAAACTCTGTTTATTAAAGAAAGCAAAAGCAGCACTGAGTTGCAAGAAGCTCGGAAGGAGCTGGAAAAT GGGTTGCTTGATCTTTCAGGTGGCCAAGCACATATAGGGATCAAGAGAATGGGCGAGCTTGACGTGAAAGCATTTTCAAATGCTTGCAGAGGGAAGTTGTCGGAAGAGGATGCGGAAGTTACTGCTGCCATTCTTTGTTCGAAGTGGGAAGCTGAAATTAGAAATCCGGAATGGCACCCTTTTAGGGTTATCATGGTTGGTGGGAAACACATG GAAATAATTGATGCTGATGACGCCAAGCTTCGAGAATTAAAAGAAGAGCACGGTGAAGAAATATATTCATTGGTGACGAAGGCACTGCGTGAAATCAATGAGCACAGTGCTACCACAAGGTATCCAGTGGGAGAGCTGTGGAACTTCAGAGAGGAACGGAAGGCGTCTCTGAAGGAAGCTGTCCAGTGCGTCCTGAGACGGTGGCGAAGCAACAAGAGGAAGCGCTGA
- the LOC124659115 gene encoding SNF1-related protein kinase regulatory subunit gamma-1-like: MEIAIGGAAPAAVARKDGVAKASGEYWSEALKSFLDHIPVSSVSGAAQSSSPSPALELNLDGSVLDAIGSMYRGDVGGAVIVDEVHGTLGKFVDRDIGFVDFPSLALWALEELDKVSTEREDKSSDFLSSLECHPQIAETKIAWLAKLFLLEPFFPVRSHDTLFHAMLLFSKHQRLNVIPVVESVNSSVDGFVTQNAVIELLLQSSGLEWLDKIADKQLSEFRFVNASKPVSVYSDQAAADAFRVLSKEKTGVAVIDRNTQTLSCEEFVKLKNKNDNGSAEHSLASDSQSILSLRSRAQQRAGLSVTNRKSDTLKQAMENLAASGSSCSFIVGEHGLVEGVVTTRDIISVFSPPCMDSRIDGGTFFSAALEQAGCRVENGQMIRNS, from the exons ATGGAGATTGCGATAGgaggagcagcaccggcggcggtggCAAGGAAGGACGGGGTAGCGAAGGCGTCAGGGGAGTACTGGAGCGAGGCGCTCAAGTCGTTCCTCGACCACATCCCCGTCTCCTCCgtgtccggcgcggcccagtcctcctctccctccccag CGTTGGAGCTCAACCTCGATGGCTCCGTGCTGGACGCCATCGGCTCAATGTACCGCGGCGACGTCGGCGGCGCCGTGATCGTCGACGAGGTCCACGGCACCCTCGGCAAGTTCGTCGATCGCGACATAGGCTTTGTCGATTTCCCGAGCCTCGCATTGTGGGCACTCGAG GAGCTTGACAAAGTGAGCACTGAACGAGAAGACAAAAGTTCTGACTTCCTCTCGAGTCTGGAATGTCATCCTCAGATTGCAGAAACAAAG ATTGCATGGTTAGCGAAGCTGTTCCTATTGGAGCCATTCTTCCCCGTTCGGTCGCATGACACGCTCTTCCATGCAATGCTTCTCTTCTCGaagcaccagaggctcaatgtgatACCTGTCGTTGAGTCGGTGAACTCTAGTGTTGACGGATTTGTTACTCAG AACGCGGTGATCGAGTTGCTTCTCCAATCAAGTGGTCTTGAATGGCTGGATAAAATTGCAGATAAACAACTATCTGAATTCAG GTTTGTCAACGCGAGCAAGCCTGTCTCGGTGTACTCAGAtcaggcggcggccgatgcgttcCGTGTTCTTTCCAAGGAGAAAACAGGAGTTGCAGTTATCGACAGGAACACTCA GACTCTGAGTTGTGAAGAATTCGTGAAGCTGAAGAACAAGAATGACAATGGCAGCGCAGAGCATTCATTAGCATCTGATAGCCAGAGCATCCTCAGCCTCAGAAGCAGAGCGCAGCAAAGAGCAGGCCTGTCGGTAACGAACCGGAAATCGGACACCCTGAAGCAAGCAATGGAGAATCTAGCTGCTTCAGGAAGCAGCTGCAGCTTCATCGTGGGCGAGCACGGGCTCGTGGAAGGAGTCGTGACGACAAGAGACATCATCTCCGTCTTCTCCCCGCCGTGCATGGACTCCAGGATCGACGGGGGCACCTTCTTCTCGGCGGCGCTTGAGCAGGCCGGCTGCCGCGTTGAGAACGGGCAGATGATTAGGAACTCTTAA